In a genomic window of Amycolatopsis japonica:
- a CDS encoding glutaredoxin family protein, giving the protein MSDVEVEFYWRPGCGFCAALERPLSKSGFKVKRVNIWEDPDAAARVRSVANGNEVVPTVFVGSKAMVNPSFGEIEAAVKAASA; this is encoded by the coding sequence ATGAGTGACGTCGAGGTCGAGTTCTACTGGCGCCCCGGATGCGGGTTCTGCGCCGCGCTGGAGCGGCCGCTGTCGAAGAGCGGCTTCAAGGTGAAGCGGGTCAACATCTGGGAGGACCCGGACGCCGCCGCCCGCGTGCGTTCGGTGGCGAACGGGAACGAGGTCGTGCCGACGGTCTTCGTGGGCTCGAAGGCGATGGTGAACCCTTCGTTCGGGGAGATCGAGGCCGCTGTGAAGGCCGCCTCAGCCTGA
- a CDS encoding TlpA family protein disulfide reductase, with translation MTRVTKLALGAAVLVVALIVALLTTRDGQAPAKTSGDLTAARTKAALAPCPPPGPGEVAKLRGVDVECLGDGSRVDLAKVVSGGPMLVNLWASWCEPCRAELPLLQRYATSPGAARVLLVQVASSGADGLAMLAELGVRLPSVFDGDGQSGPVRTALKVPSSLPATYLVTAGGDVRLIENPRVFLNTDQVRAAVEGTP, from the coding sequence GTGACCAGGGTCACCAAACTGGCCCTCGGTGCCGCCGTGCTGGTGGTGGCCCTGATCGTCGCGTTGCTCACGACGCGGGACGGCCAGGCGCCCGCGAAGACGTCGGGGGATCTCACGGCCGCGCGGACGAAGGCCGCGCTCGCCCCTTGCCCACCGCCTGGGCCCGGTGAGGTGGCGAAGCTGCGCGGTGTCGATGTCGAGTGTCTCGGCGACGGCTCCAGGGTCGACCTCGCCAAGGTGGTCTCGGGCGGTCCCATGCTGGTCAACCTGTGGGCGTCGTGGTGCGAGCCGTGCCGTGCCGAGCTTCCGCTGCTCCAGCGGTACGCCACGTCGCCCGGAGCCGCGCGTGTGCTCCTCGTCCAGGTCGCGAGCTCCGGCGCCGATGGGCTGGCGATGCTGGCCGAACTGGGTGTCCGGCTGCCGTCCGTGTTCGACGGTGACGGACAGTCGGGGCCGGTGCGGACGGCACTGAAGGTCCCTTCCTCCCTGCCCGCGACGTACCTGGTCACGGCGGGCGGCGACGTCCGGCTCATCGAGAACCCACGCGTCTTCCTGAACACTGACCAGGTGCGCGCCGCTGTGGAAGGGACACCATGA
- a CDS encoding MBL fold metallo-hydrolase produces MSAPEYGVLRRITPTTSVLLENNPSSMTLEGTNSWVLRGPGAAGSVVVDPGHEDIEHLTRLAETGAVELIVLTHHHPDHAEGAPWFAERVGAPVRAFDEKLCIGGKSLVDGEVIEAGGVRLSVLHTPGHTGDSICLVSDGQILTGDTILGRGTTVLHDLGDYLRSLRKLIGLPDGTVGLPGHGPELPDLAATAREYLAHREERLDQVRSALETLGADATPRQVVEVVYADVDKALWAPAEWSVRAQLDYLRSEDGE; encoded by the coding sequence ATGAGCGCCCCCGAATACGGCGTGCTGCGCCGGATCACGCCGACGACTTCCGTGCTGCTGGAGAACAATCCTTCGTCGATGACGTTGGAGGGCACCAACTCCTGGGTGCTGCGCGGCCCCGGCGCGGCCGGTTCCGTGGTCGTCGACCCCGGTCACGAGGACATCGAGCATCTGACGCGGCTGGCGGAGACCGGCGCCGTCGAGCTGATCGTGCTCACCCACCATCACCCCGACCACGCCGAGGGCGCGCCCTGGTTCGCCGAGCGCGTCGGCGCCCCCGTGCGGGCCTTCGACGAAAAGCTCTGCATCGGCGGGAAGTCCCTTGTGGACGGTGAGGTGATCGAGGCGGGCGGTGTCCGGCTGTCGGTGCTGCACACGCCGGGCCACACCGGCGACTCGATCTGCCTGGTGTCCGACGGCCAGATCCTGACCGGCGACACGATCCTCGGCCGCGGCACCACCGTGCTGCACGACCTCGGCGACTACCTGCGCTCGCTGCGGAAACTCATCGGGCTGCCCGACGGCACCGTCGGCCTGCCGGGACACGGCCCCGAACTGCCCGACCTGGCCGCGACCGCGCGCGAATACCTGGCACACCGGGAAGAACGGCTCGACCAGGTGCGTTCGGCACTGGAGACGCTCGGCGCGGACGCCACCCCGCGCCAGGTGGTCGAGGTCGTCTACGCCGACGTCGACAAGGCTTTGTGGGCGCCCGCCGAATGGAGCGTGCGGGCGCAGTTGGACTACCTGAGGTCGGAGGACGGCGAATGA
- the nth gene encoding endonuclease III produces the protein MKRCLDDEFPDAHCELDFTTPLELLVAVVLSAQTTDVRVNQVTPALFARYRTAADYAGADRAELEEYLRPTGFFRAKANSVLGLGAALVERYDGEVPGKLKDLVTLPGVGRKTANVVLGDAFGVPGITVDTHFGRLVRRWGWTEEEDPVKVEHAVGELIPRKEWTLLSHRTIFHGRRVCHARKPACGACPLAKMCPSYGTGPTEFEEAAKLVKGEERDHILDLAARR, from the coding sequence ATGAAGCGTTGCCTCGACGACGAGTTCCCCGACGCGCACTGTGAGCTCGACTTCACCACTCCGCTCGAACTGCTGGTCGCGGTCGTGCTTTCGGCACAGACCACCGACGTCCGCGTGAATCAGGTCACGCCCGCGCTCTTCGCGCGCTACCGGACCGCCGCGGACTACGCCGGCGCCGACCGCGCCGAACTCGAGGAGTACCTCCGCCCGACGGGTTTCTTCCGCGCCAAGGCGAATTCGGTGCTGGGGCTGGGCGCCGCGCTGGTGGAGCGCTACGACGGCGAAGTACCCGGCAAGCTGAAGGACCTCGTCACGCTGCCGGGGGTCGGTCGCAAGACGGCCAACGTCGTGCTCGGCGACGCCTTCGGGGTCCCCGGGATCACCGTCGACACGCATTTCGGCCGCCTGGTCCGCCGCTGGGGCTGGACCGAGGAGGAGGACCCGGTCAAGGTCGAGCACGCGGTCGGCGAGCTGATCCCGCGCAAGGAGTGGACGCTCCTCTCGCATCGGACGATCTTCCACGGCCGCCGCGTCTGCCACGCCCGCAAACCGGCCTGTGGCGCCTGCCCGCTGGCCAAGATGTGCCCCTCGTACGGAACCGGCCCGACGGAATTCGAAGAGGCCGCGAAGCTGGTCAAGGGCGAAGAACGCGACCACATCCTGGATCTGGCGGCCCGCCGGTGA
- a CDS encoding DUF4177 domain-containing protein translates to MSATKWEYATVPLLIHATKQILDQWGEDGWELVTVLPNPTGEQHVAYLKRAKN, encoded by the coding sequence ATGAGCGCCACCAAGTGGGAGTACGCGACCGTCCCCCTGTTGATCCACGCCACCAAGCAGATCCTCGACCAGTGGGGCGAGGACGGCTGGGAGCTCGTCACCGTGCTCCCGAACCCGACCGGCGAGCAGCACGTCGCCTACCTCAAACGAGCGAAGAACTGA
- a CDS encoding RidA family protein, whose product MTWSDRLAELGIELPAVAAPLAAYVPAVRTGSHVYTAGQLPFVKGELEATGKVGAEVSPEEAKQYARTSILNALAAVDSVAGIDNVVRVVKVVGFVASAEGFTGQPAVINGASELLGEIFGEAGIHARSAVGVAELPIGAPVEIELIVEVK is encoded by the coding sequence ATGACCTGGAGCGATCGACTCGCCGAGCTCGGCATCGAACTGCCGGCCGTCGCCGCCCCGCTGGCGGCCTACGTGCCCGCGGTCCGCACCGGTTCGCACGTCTACACGGCCGGGCAGCTGCCCTTCGTGAAGGGTGAGCTCGAAGCGACCGGCAAAGTCGGCGCCGAGGTCAGCCCCGAAGAGGCGAAGCAGTACGCGCGGACGTCGATCCTCAACGCCCTCGCCGCGGTCGACTCGGTCGCCGGCATCGACAACGTCGTGCGGGTGGTCAAGGTCGTCGGGTTCGTGGCGTCCGCGGAGGGCTTCACCGGCCAGCCCGCGGTGATCAACGGGGCGTCCGAGCTGCTGGGCGAGATCTTCGGCGAGGCGGGCATCCACGCCCGGTCGGCCGTCGGGGTCGCCGAGCTGCCGATCGGGGCGCCGGTCGAGATCGAACTGATCGTGGAGGTGAAGTGA
- a CDS encoding DnaJ family domain-containing protein has translation MTERKPTGVSFESWVDRQVSAAAAKGEFDDLPGAGKPLPKTDGKDTALAWVVNKVRAEGHDVSALLPPSLAIAKELDDLPDTLARVRREARVREIVEDLNERIRAEHRRPAGGPVLRARPLDVEEVVTSWREAAS, from the coding sequence ATGACCGAGCGCAAACCGACGGGCGTGTCGTTCGAGTCCTGGGTGGACAGGCAGGTCAGCGCGGCCGCCGCGAAGGGCGAGTTCGACGACCTTCCCGGCGCGGGGAAACCGCTGCCGAAGACGGACGGCAAGGACACCGCGCTGGCGTGGGTGGTGAACAAGGTCCGCGCCGAGGGGCACGACGTTTCGGCGCTGCTGCCGCCTTCGTTGGCGATCGCGAAGGAGCTCGACGATCTGCCGGACACCTTGGCTCGTGTACGTCGTGAGGCGCGGGTGCGGGAGATCGTCGAGGACCTGAACGAACGGATCCGCGCCGAGCACCGGCGTCCGGCAGGCGGTCCGGTGCTGCGGGCACGGCCGCTGGACGTGGAAGAGGTCGTGACCTCCTGGCGCGAAGCCGCTAGTTAG
- a CDS encoding MFS transporter → MSASAESHRTSLADYRAALTAPGSRGAVIASLLARLPIAMIGISALLYVQRETGSFAAAGLVSAGSLVGVSVGAVVQGRLIDRFGPTRPLLTTTVLFALAMTGLVFAIEAHAPTLVLVPLAFGTGITEPMVGSASRALWTRLLPAGPTRNAAFSYEAISMEVFFILGPGFAGLLIAAPWAGTGIVTGSLTMIAGAVLFALSPTVRAWGPSPSTGGKLLGALASPGMRTLAIAALGFGAVIGFVEVAVPAAATEAGNTSIGGLLLSAWSVSSVAFGVTYSLRPWPRQMGLRLPVLLAGFGALVALLALPGSLWGLALAMLAAGALITPQSTTHSAAIEIAAPKGTAAEAFGWVLTAVTLGLAFGQSISGYLVEHAGHEAAFLAAGVVGFALAAVVWLLRGTFRPQPAAAAAEAPELVGAAR, encoded by the coding sequence GTGTCCGCTTCCGCCGAGAGCCACCGCACCTCCCTCGCCGACTACCGGGCCGCGCTGACCGCGCCCGGATCCCGCGGGGCGGTGATCGCGTCGCTGCTCGCCCGCCTGCCGATCGCGATGATCGGTATCTCCGCGCTGCTCTACGTCCAGCGTGAGACGGGCTCCTTCGCCGCGGCCGGGCTGGTGTCGGCCGGGTCGCTGGTGGGCGTCTCCGTGGGCGCGGTCGTGCAGGGAAGGCTCATCGACCGGTTCGGGCCGACCCGGCCGCTGCTGACCACCACGGTGCTCTTCGCGCTGGCGATGACCGGGCTGGTGTTCGCGATCGAGGCGCACGCCCCGACGCTCGTGCTGGTCCCGCTGGCCTTCGGCACCGGGATCACGGAACCGATGGTCGGCTCGGCCTCGCGGGCACTGTGGACACGGCTGCTGCCCGCCGGGCCGACGCGGAACGCCGCGTTCTCCTACGAGGCGATCAGCATGGAGGTCTTCTTCATCCTCGGCCCCGGGTTCGCGGGACTGCTGATCGCCGCGCCGTGGGCGGGCACCGGCATCGTGACCGGCTCGCTGACCATGATCGCGGGCGCGGTCCTGTTCGCGCTGAGCCCGACCGTGCGCGCATGGGGTCCGTCGCCGTCGACGGGCGGCAAACTGCTCGGCGCGCTGGCCAGCCCCGGGATGCGCACGCTCGCGATCGCCGCGCTGGGCTTCGGCGCCGTGATCGGATTCGTCGAGGTCGCCGTCCCGGCGGCCGCGACCGAGGCGGGGAACACCTCCATCGGCGGCCTGCTGCTTTCGGCGTGGTCTGTCAGCTCGGTCGCGTTCGGGGTGACGTACAGCCTGCGCCCGTGGCCACGTCAGATGGGCCTGCGGCTGCCGGTGCTGCTGGCCGGGTTCGGCGCGCTGGTGGCGCTGCTCGCGCTGCCGGGTTCGCTCTGGGGCCTCGCGCTCGCCATGCTCGCCGCGGGCGCGCTCATCACACCGCAGTCGACGACGCATTCGGCGGCCATCGAGATCGCCGCGCCGAAGGGCACGGCGGCCGAGGCGTTCGGCTGGGTGCTCACCGCGGTGACCCTCGGCCTCGCGTTCGGGCAGTCCATCAGCGGCTACCTCGTCGAGCACGCCGGACACGAGGCGGCGTTCCTCGCCGCCGGCGTGGTCGGGTTCGCGCTCGCCGCGGTGGTGTGGCTGCTGCGCGGCACCTTCCGCCCTCAGCCGGCCGCGGCCGCCGCCGAAGCGCCCGAACTTGTCGGTGCCGCCCGCTAG
- a CDS encoding NUDIX hydrolase, with amino-acid sequence MTGPLVDTDAVPAWLQPLVKISGEVDAATFSRFSVPPDASYRSASVLMLFGEGPQGPDVLLQRRADTLGSHAGQVSFPGGGAEPEDGGPVGTALREAEEETGVEPAGVLPVAVFPELFVPVSSFAVTPVLAYWRTPSPVHAVDPGETAAVARVPVAELTDPANRFQVMRKGYDWKGPAFDVGGMFVWGFTGGLLAMTLALGGWERDWDHGDVRDLDVALAEHQARVDGRQVPEKE; translated from the coding sequence ATGACCGGCCCCCTCGTGGACACCGACGCCGTGCCCGCCTGGCTGCAGCCGCTGGTCAAGATCAGCGGCGAAGTGGACGCGGCCACCTTCAGCCGGTTCAGCGTGCCACCGGACGCGAGCTACCGGTCCGCGTCCGTCCTGATGCTCTTCGGCGAAGGTCCGCAGGGGCCGGACGTCCTGCTCCAACGCCGCGCGGACACCCTCGGCTCGCACGCGGGTCAGGTCAGCTTCCCCGGCGGGGGCGCCGAGCCGGAGGACGGCGGACCGGTCGGCACCGCGTTGCGCGAGGCGGAGGAGGAGACCGGCGTCGAGCCGGCGGGGGTGCTGCCGGTGGCGGTCTTCCCGGAGCTGTTCGTCCCGGTGTCCAGCTTCGCCGTGACGCCGGTGCTCGCCTACTGGCGGACGCCGTCGCCGGTGCACGCCGTCGACCCCGGCGAGACGGCGGCCGTGGCCAGGGTGCCGGTCGCGGAGCTCACCGATCCGGCCAACCGGTTCCAGGTCATGCGCAAGGGCTACGACTGGAAGGGCCCCGCGTTCGACGTCGGCGGGATGTTCGTCTGGGGTTTCACGGGCGGCCTGCTGGCGATGACGCTGGCGCTCGGCGGCTGGGAACGGGACTGGGACCACGGCGACGTCCGTGACCTTGACGTAGCGTTGGCCGAACATCAGGCGCGGGTCGACGGGCGGCAAGTGCCGGAGAAGGAGTAG
- a CDS encoding Crp/Fnr family transcriptional regulator yields the protein MDETLARAGIFQGVEPAAAEALAQTLESVEFPRGHVIFNEGEPGDKLYIIQSGKVKIGRKSPDGRENLLGIFGPSDMFGELSIFDPGPRTSSATTVTEVRAVTMDRPALRQWISTRPEIAEQLLRVVARRLRRTNNMVAELIFTDVPGRVARALLQLAQRFGSQEAGLLRVTHDLTQEEIAQYVGASRETVNKALADFAHRGWLRLEGKSVLILDPERLARRAR from the coding sequence GTGGACGAAACCCTGGCCCGAGCGGGCATTTTCCAGGGTGTTGAGCCGGCAGCCGCCGAGGCGCTGGCACAGACCTTGGAATCCGTGGAGTTCCCTCGCGGGCATGTCATCTTCAACGAGGGTGAACCCGGCGACAAGCTTTACATCATCCAGTCCGGCAAGGTGAAGATCGGCCGCAAGTCACCCGACGGCCGCGAGAACCTGCTGGGCATCTTCGGCCCGTCCGACATGTTCGGCGAGCTGTCCATTTTCGACCCCGGCCCCCGGACGTCCAGCGCGACGACGGTGACCGAGGTCCGCGCGGTGACGATGGACCGCCCGGCGCTGCGGCAGTGGATCTCCACCCGCCCGGAGATCGCCGAGCAGCTGCTCCGTGTGGTCGCCCGCAGGCTGCGCCGGACGAACAACATGGTCGCCGAGCTGATCTTCACCGACGTCCCTGGCCGCGTGGCGCGGGCGCTGCTGCAGCTCGCGCAGCGCTTCGGCAGCCAGGAGGCCGGCCTGCTGCGGGTCACCCACGACCTGACTCAGGAAGAGATCGCCCAGTACGTCGGCGCCTCGCGCGAGACCGTCAACAAGGCTCTCGCCGACTTCGCGCACCGCGGCTGGCTGCGGCTCGAAGGCAAGAGCGTGCTGATCCTGGACCCGGAGCGCCTGGCCCGCCGCGCCCGTTGA
- a CDS encoding NUDIX hydrolase, producing MAEELTFDIPVGAGVGTRANADGEPVTPKDAATVILLRDGTEGVEVFLQHRVKGMPFAGGMTVFPGGGVDSRDVDTSVSWAGPEPAWWAERFGCDESLARALVCAAVRETFEESGVLLASTGDTVVTDTTPYHDAREKLVSRELSLAAFLEANGLTLRADLLRPWANWVTPPQEPRRYDTCFFVAVLPEGQQADGATSEAVSSGWQRPEEAIADAKEGRRMLMPPTWLTLAELGEFESSAAAQAAEREISKIMPTLVRDGDKVRVILDPA from the coding sequence GTGGCTGAAGAACTGACATTCGACATCCCGGTGGGGGCCGGGGTGGGCACCCGCGCCAACGCCGATGGCGAGCCCGTGACGCCCAAGGACGCGGCGACCGTGATCCTCCTCCGCGACGGAACCGAAGGCGTCGAGGTCTTCCTGCAGCACCGGGTGAAGGGCATGCCCTTCGCGGGCGGCATGACGGTCTTCCCCGGCGGTGGCGTGGATTCCCGCGATGTCGACACCTCCGTGAGCTGGGCCGGCCCCGAGCCCGCCTGGTGGGCGGAACGCTTCGGTTGCGACGAGTCGCTGGCCCGCGCCCTGGTGTGCGCGGCCGTGCGGGAGACGTTCGAGGAGTCTGGCGTACTGCTCGCGAGCACCGGCGACACGGTCGTCACCGACACGACGCCGTATCACGACGCCCGCGAAAAACTGGTCTCCCGCGAACTCTCGCTCGCCGCCTTCCTCGAAGCGAACGGCCTGACGCTGCGCGCGGATCTCTTGCGCCCGTGGGCGAACTGGGTGACCCCGCCGCAGGAACCGCGCCGCTACGACACCTGCTTCTTCGTCGCCGTGCTGCCCGAAGGACAGCAGGCGGACGGCGCCACCTCCGAGGCCGTCAGCTCCGGCTGGCAGCGGCCCGAAGAGGCCATCGCCGATGCCAAGGAAGGCCGCCGCATGCTCATGCCACCGACGTGGCTCACGCTCGCGGAACTCGGCGAGTTCGAGTCGTCGGCCGCGGCTCAGGCCGCCGAACGCGAGATCTCGAAGATCATGCCGACGCTGGTGCGCGACGGCGACAAGGTCCGCGTCATCCTGGACCCGGCATGA
- a CDS encoding alpha/beta fold hydrolase, with translation MQATPDPSIVRIDGPWTHRDVSANGIRLHVAELGDGPLVVLLHGFAEFWWTWHHQLTALADAGFRAVAVDLRGYGDSDKPPRGYDAWTLAGDVGGLIKSLGARKAHLVGHAWGGMLAWTVGALHPRLVSSVSVLGGAHPLALRRAVRRPGQLRASGHLFRFQVPMAPEKWLVKDDALAVEELFRAWSGPQWTDTAEFAEAVRAFRQAMLVPGVPHSALEYYRWAFRAQFRGEGRRFSEALRGRFAPRVLQLHGEEDRCVLPDTAAASRRWAPDARLERWPGIGHFPHLEAPDRTSAALLDFFRILEA, from the coding sequence GTGCAGGCGACACCGGATCCGTCGATCGTCCGGATCGACGGTCCGTGGACCCATCGTGACGTCTCGGCGAACGGCATCCGGCTGCACGTCGCCGAACTCGGCGACGGGCCGCTGGTCGTGCTGCTGCACGGGTTCGCCGAGTTCTGGTGGACCTGGCACCACCAGCTGACCGCGCTCGCCGACGCCGGTTTCCGCGCGGTCGCGGTGGATCTGCGCGGCTACGGCGACTCCGACAAACCCCCGCGCGGCTACGACGCCTGGACCCTCGCGGGCGACGTCGGCGGGCTGATCAAGTCGCTCGGCGCGCGCAAGGCCCATCTCGTCGGGCATGCCTGGGGCGGCATGCTCGCGTGGACGGTCGGCGCGCTGCACCCGCGGCTGGTCTCGTCGGTCAGTGTGCTGGGCGGCGCGCATCCGCTGGCGTTGCGCCGGGCCGTCCGGCGGCCGGGGCAGCTGCGCGCTTCGGGACATCTGTTCCGCTTCCAGGTGCCGATGGCACCGGAGAAATGGCTGGTCAAGGACGACGCGCTCGCCGTCGAGGAGCTGTTCCGCGCCTGGTCTGGTCCACAGTGGACGGACACGGCGGAGTTCGCCGAGGCCGTGCGGGCGTTCCGGCAGGCGATGCTCGTGCCGGGAGTGCCGCACAGCGCGCTCGAGTACTACCGATGGGCCTTCCGCGCGCAGTTCCGCGGCGAAGGACGCCGGTTCAGCGAAGCGCTGCGAGGCCGCTTCGCTCCCCGCGTGCTGCAACTGCACGGCGAGGAGGACCGGTGCGTCCTGCCCGACACCGCGGCGGCGTCCCGTCGCTGGGCCCCGGACGCCCGTCTCGAGCGCTGGCCGGGCATCGGGCACTTCCCGCATCTGGAGGCCCCGGACCGCACGTCGGCCGCCTTGCTGGACTTTTTCCGTATCCTGGAAGCATGA
- the dnaN gene encoding DNA polymerase III subunit beta yields the protein MDLTAATRPLSSAVSAAARLLSARSGLLLRAGKDGLTVGGNDSERAVRLTAEAMVHTDGEVLVPAGPLAETLRMLDDDLVRLVVEGSRLAVRVEGGRYALPLLSRELNLPDMPPKVSEVDGHALVTALRTVAGTAAKDDALPMFTGVRVQSFSRELRLTASDRYRMAVATLPLRSAGEPIDALVPAGLLAETAKQARGTVGLHGDGTRFGLSWAGVAVTTAVLDAGFLSEKLIESSTVDTTVEVAADALAAAVRRVGVYADDRRVLTLEVGDAHLRLASAKQNTGEAEETLKAEVSGGRTSPSFQARYLLDALQGFAGERVRLDIQPGMRACVIRAVEPGEVELTYYVMPMLPR from the coding sequence ATGGACCTGACCGCCGCCACCCGCCCCCTTTCGTCCGCCGTCTCCGCCGCCGCCCGGCTGCTGTCGGCCCGTTCCGGCCTGCTGCTGCGTGCTGGAAAGGACGGGCTGACCGTCGGCGGCAACGACAGCGAACGAGCCGTCCGCCTGACCGCCGAGGCCATGGTCCACACCGATGGCGAGGTCCTCGTCCCCGCCGGGCCACTGGCGGAGACGCTGCGCATGCTCGACGACGACCTGGTGCGTTTGGTCGTCGAGGGTTCGCGGCTGGCCGTGCGGGTGGAGGGCGGGCGTTACGCGCTGCCGTTGCTGAGCCGTGAGCTGAACCTCCCGGACATGCCGCCGAAGGTGTCCGAAGTGGACGGTCACGCCCTCGTGACCGCGTTGCGCACCGTCGCGGGCACGGCGGCGAAGGACGACGCGCTGCCGATGTTCACCGGTGTCCGCGTGCAGAGCTTCAGCCGTGAGCTGCGGCTGACGGCGTCCGACCGCTACCGGATGGCCGTGGCCACCCTGCCGCTGCGCTCCGCGGGCGAGCCGATCGACGCACTGGTCCCGGCGGGCCTGCTCGCCGAGACGGCGAAGCAGGCGCGCGGCACCGTCGGCCTGCACGGCGACGGCACCCGGTTCGGGCTGAGCTGGGCCGGAGTCGCCGTCACGACCGCCGTGCTCGACGCGGGTTTCCTGTCGGAGAAGCTGATCGAATCGTCCACTGTGGACACAACGGTCGAGGTCGCCGCCGACGCGCTGGCCGCCGCCGTGCGCCGCGTGGGCGTCTACGCGGACGATCGCCGGGTGCTGACGTTGGAGGTCGGCGACGCGCATCTGCGGCTGGCCAGTGCCAAGCAGAACACCGGTGAGGCGGAGGAAACGCTGAAAGCGGAGGTGTCCGGCGGCCGGACGTCGCCCTCGTTCCAGGCGCGCTACCTGCTGGACGCGCTGCAGGGTTTCGCCGGGGAACGGGTGCGGCTGGACATCCAGCCCGGGATGCGCGCCTGCGTCATCCGCGCGGTGGAGCCGGGCGAGGTGGAGCTGACGTACTACGTCATGCCGATGCTGCCGCGCTGA
- a CDS encoding MarP family serine protease has product MNWVDVLVILLALLAGVSGAFQGVIIALPSLVGVVLGALAGIKIAPLVVELFQHPAAKVAFAVATVVFLVALGETLGVWAGRKLRQKINPDKLSGVDKTLGAVVQAAVVFVVAWLIATPLTAVSGVPGLAKSINSSVVLGGVNDVMPEAAQGFPSELRKLLDASGFPSIVDPFQKPNVEDTSPPDTALQASAIVKQVHRSVVKIRGNATSCSRALEGSGFVVAPQRVMTNAHVVAGTDEVAIESTSGKFPARVVYFDPEADVAVLAVPRLQAPVLPFTPRVARAGDNAIVLGYPLDGPYTATPARVRGRINLRGPDIYESNTVQRDVFTVRGQVRSGNSGGPMINPDGEVIGVVFGAAVEDPETGFTLTSEQVRPVVETAPALSANTSTGPCAN; this is encoded by the coding sequence GTGAACTGGGTCGACGTACTGGTGATCCTGCTCGCACTGCTGGCGGGCGTGTCCGGCGCGTTCCAGGGGGTGATCATCGCCCTCCCCTCGCTGGTCGGGGTGGTGCTCGGCGCGCTCGCGGGGATCAAGATCGCGCCGCTGGTCGTGGAACTCTTCCAGCATCCGGCGGCGAAGGTCGCCTTCGCGGTGGCGACCGTGGTGTTCCTGGTCGCGCTCGGCGAGACCCTCGGGGTCTGGGCGGGCCGGAAGCTGCGGCAGAAGATCAACCCGGACAAGCTTTCCGGCGTCGACAAGACGCTGGGCGCGGTGGTGCAGGCCGCCGTGGTGTTCGTGGTCGCGTGGCTGATCGCGACCCCGCTCACCGCCGTCTCCGGTGTGCCGGGGCTGGCGAAGTCGATCAACAGCTCGGTCGTGCTCGGCGGCGTCAACGACGTCATGCCCGAAGCGGCGCAAGGCTTCCCGAGCGAACTGCGCAAACTGCTGGACGCCTCGGGCTTCCCGTCCATTGTGGACCCGTTCCAGAAGCCGAACGTCGAGGACACCAGCCCGCCGGACACCGCGCTCCAGGCGAGCGCGATCGTCAAACAGGTGCACCGCAGTGTGGTGAAGATCCGCGGCAACGCGACCTCGTGCTCGCGGGCGCTGGAGGGCAGCGGTTTCGTCGTCGCGCCGCAGCGGGTGATGACGAACGCGCACGTGGTCGCGGGCACCGACGAGGTCGCCATCGAGTCGACCTCGGGCAAGTTCCCGGCCAGGGTCGTCTACTTCGATCCCGAGGCCGACGTGGCCGTGCTCGCGGTGCCGAGGCTGCAGGCCCCGGTGCTCCCGTTCACGCCGCGGGTGGCGCGGGCGGGCGACAACGCGATCGTGCTCGGCTACCCGCTCGACGGTCCGTACACCGCGACGCCGGCCAGAGTGCGCGGCCGGATCAACCTGCGCGGACCGGACATCTACGAGTCCAACACCGTGCAGCGCGACGTGTTCACCGTGCGCGGGCAGGTCCGCAGCGGGAACTCGGGCGGGCCGATGATCAACCCCGATGGCGAGGTCATCGGGGTCGTGTTCGGTGCGGCCGTCGAGGATCCGGAGACCGGCTTCACGCTGACCTCGGAGCAGGTGCGGCCGGTGGTCGAGACGGCTCCGGCGCTGAGCGCGAACACCTCGACCGGGCCTTGCGCTAACTAG